A genomic window from Companilactobacillus alimentarius DSM 20249 includes:
- a CDS encoding DUF2922 domain-containing protein, translating into MKRLQLKFKTADGHNKNLVLDYVKTDLDPATVKSAMEKISASKLFEKSTVQLYQEVSSAKYVERIESQVFEALSTTDKNY; encoded by the coding sequence ATGAAAAGATTACAATTGAAATTTAAGACAGCAGATGGTCATAATAAGAACTTAGTTTTGGACTATGTTAAAACGGACTTAGATCCAGCAACCGTAAAAAGCGCCATGGAAAAAATCAGTGCCAGTAAATTATTTGAAAAAAGTACTGTGCAACTTTATCAAGAAGTATCTAGTGCCAAATATGTTGAACGGATTGAAAGCCAAGTATTCGAAGCCCTTTCAACTACTGATAAAAATTATTAA
- a CDS encoding SLAP domain-containing protein yields the protein MKRNKALIGSALALLIAPTVLSNLSPQDVSAAETTQQSGLVGTVRRGSGILVNNQGQTITSTYLPNFSSWKLGPSTQINGITYYQVATNEWIAADSIDISNANHQVTNLSSDTSNQIDVNATKIGTTKWASAVVNSQGQAITGVTLPAGTSWKLGASININGNVYLQVATNEWVAANDLNIQVTEPVNATQSTSATTTNNTATTDTQTQQQPLVGTVVDGPADLYDTSMDSFSDRQLQNGTNWKIGQMVQNKYGHTFYQVSTNEWAQSSNIHLNQNDAENNVTNEPEFATSVTQ from the coding sequence ATGAAAAGGAATAAAGCTTTAATCGGCTCAGCACTTGCTCTATTGATTGCCCCAACTGTTCTGTCTAATTTGTCGCCTCAAGACGTAAGTGCGGCAGAAACTACACAACAAAGCGGGTTAGTTGGTACTGTTCGTCGTGGCAGCGGTATTCTAGTGAATAACCAAGGTCAGACTATTACAAGTACTTACCTTCCCAACTTCAGCTCTTGGAAACTTGGTCCTTCAACTCAAATTAATGGCATCACTTATTATCAAGTTGCTACTAATGAATGGATTGCTGCTGACAGTATTGATATCAGCAATGCCAACCATCAAGTAACTAATCTTAGTTCTGATACAAGCAACCAAATTGATGTCAATGCAACAAAGATTGGAACGACAAAGTGGGCTTCTGCTGTGGTTAACAGTCAAGGTCAGGCAATTACTGGTGTCACATTACCAGCTGGTACTTCTTGGAAATTAGGTGCTTCAATTAATATTAATGGCAACGTTTATTTGCAAGTTGCTACTAACGAGTGGGTCGCTGCTAACGACTTGAATATTCAAGTTACTGAGCCAGTAAATGCTACTCAAAGTACATCTGCAACTACAACGAATAATACAGCGACAACTGATACGCAAACTCAACAACAGCCACTAGTTGGTACTGTCGTTGATGGTCCTGCCGATTTGTATGATACTTCAATGGATTCTTTCTCAGATCGTCAGTTGCAAAATGGCACTAACTGGAAGATTGGTCAAATGGTTCAAAATAAATACGGTCATACCTTCTATCAAGTTTCAACTAACGAATGGGCACAAAGTTCTAATATTCATTTAAATCAAAATGATGCCGAAAACAATGTGACAAATGAACCCGAATTTGCAACATCCGTTACACAATAG
- a CDS encoding helix-turn-helix domain-containing protein, translating to MAKRFEFIRSKRNDMGLTIEQLAQKAHVSPDLISRLERGNRNDISLSRLESILKVLDLKLGDIFDQTELDTYGNQFRRAFYLLSSKKKERYAKVFLEIMELEN from the coding sequence ATGGCTAAACGCTTTGAATTTATTCGTAGTAAACGTAACGATATGGGATTAACCATAGAACAATTGGCGCAAAAAGCACATGTGTCTCCAGATTTGATATCGCGCTTGGAACGAGGGAATAGAAACGATATTTCTCTTTCACGTTTAGAAAGTATTTTAAAAGTATTGGATTTGAAACTAGGCGATATCTTTGATCAAACAGAGCTTGATACATATGGCAATCAGTTCAGAAGGGCTTTTTATTTATTAAGTAGTAAAAAGAAAGAACGATATGCAAAAGTTTTTTTGGAGATCATGGAATTAGAAAATTAA